The following are encoded in a window of Hemitrygon akajei chromosome 24, sHemAka1.3, whole genome shotgun sequence genomic DNA:
- the cited4b gene encoding cbp/p300-interacting transactivator 4b, whose translation MADHIMMSVNPGRFPDGTNGLQNYRMGINGLQNSQHAQPGLRRDHPGAQLLHYGGASVDTSGGMRSRPGLGNMTGQMNHHPMSNVMYNGQQQQQQQFLENLSPQQLMATVHLQKLNNQYHGHPLIGVNNGMVQSSQQFRGALNQGQLPGIQHAAAPSLSLNVMDTDLIDEEVLTSLVLELGLDRIQELPELWLGQNEFDFISDFVHKQQPSTVSC comes from the coding sequence ATGGCAGATCATATAATGATGTCGGTGAATCCCGGGCGATTTCCCGACGGCACGAACGGACTTCAGAACTATCGCATGGGTATCAACGGACTGCAGAACTCTCAGCATGCGCAGCCCGGGTTGAGGCGAGATCACCCGGGCGCCCAGCTCCTGCACTACGGCGGGGCCAGCGTGGATACAAGCGGAGGCATGAGGTCCCGTCCCGGGCTGGGGAATATGACCGGGCAAATGAACCATCACCCCATGTCTAACGTGATGTACAACggccagcagcagcagcaacagcaGTTCCTGGAAAATCTGAGTCCACAGCAGTTAATGgccacggtacatctgcagaaactgAACAACCAGTACCACGGCCATCCGCTGATTGGCGTGAATAATGGGATGGTTCAGAGTAGCCAACAGTTTCGGGGCGCCCTGAACCAGGGTCAACTGCCCGGCATCCAACACGCAGCGGCCCCTTCCCTCTCTTTGAACGTTATGGACACCGATCTGATCGACGAGGAGGTGTTGACGTCGCTTGTACTCGAGCTGGGCTTGGATCGTATTCAAGAACTGCCCGAGCTCTGGCTGGGACAGAACGAGTTCGATTTCATATCAGATTTTGTCCATAAACAGCAGCCGAGTACAGTGAgctgctga